A window from Mangifera indica cultivar Alphonso chromosome 2, CATAS_Mindica_2.1, whole genome shotgun sequence encodes these proteins:
- the LOC123209087 gene encoding receptor-like protein 6, which translates to MFLWFHYSRKMGCLMWACQILCIQLLFLCSQSSATLCSYEQSYALLQFKLHFSFINTSYNRCDYFQPSYAKMMSWKEDKDCCLWDGVTCDSLTGHVIDLDLSCAWLHGSFPSNGSLFLLNHLQRLNLAFNDFNLSHISFDFNRLSSLTYLNLSYSNFSGQIPSQIAHLSKLTVLDVSQNHFDKPSIETNTLKGLVQNLTELAELHLDGVNMSTVVPSSFMNLSSSLSFLSLFSCDLQGNFPNSIFHLPSLKTLDLSYNHDLIVVFPKVNWSSPLKVLDVSSTAFSGEFNPLENLKYLTNFGASNCSLDGLVPMSLGNLPNLVYIYLHHNFFNGSLPSWLFTQTSLRQVYLSFNQLTGTINEFHSKSLESLYLHSNRLHGSIPSSMFELVNLTGLSLSLDNSGATDLHLFSKLKKLKNLALSHVNLSSSTPFKSNSSFSQLTMLRLSACNLSEFPDILRKSDQLSQLDLSKNRIHGRIPKWMWNIGKESLYHLNLSYNFLTTIEHLPWKKLRFLDLHSNFLQAPFPIALSELMILSLSNNNLTGEIPHLCNMSRLQIVDLSHNNLNGTIPECMVNSSSLQVLDVRYNKLHGNLPKAFAPGSYLRTLNFDGNGLEGRVPRSLVNCARLQVLNLGKNNIKDSFPYWLGDLPELQVFVLRFNNFYGSFEFNGSLPMLRILDLSHNNFDGYLSARSFENLKSMMNLDEEKKKLNYMGDSYYQDCVAMVVKGFEIRLEKIITTFTTIDFSNNHFHGEIPSSIGKLHSLRLLNLSQNGLIGHIPSSLGNLTALEALDLSSNKLVGEIPRQLVSLTFLAKLNLSKNQLVGPIPRGNQFDTFQNDSYIGNPGLYGFMLSNKCNVDEAAQPKSSIFDGEKLNNSKWCEWKVVMMGYGCGLPLGLFIRYQVFSTRRPEWLLRIINRATKRFEMSRRRNKKTKQKLVSS; encoded by the coding sequence ATGTTCTTGTGGTTTCATTATTCAAGAAAAATGGGTTGTCTAATGTGGGCTTGTCAAATTCTATGCAttcaattgttatttttgtgTTCTCAAAGTTCTGCAACACTCTGCTCTTATGAGCAGAGTTATGCATTGCTCCAATTTAAACTACACTTTTCCTTCATCAATACTTCTTACAATCGTTGTGATTACTTTCAACCCTCTTATGCAAAAATGATGTCTTGGAAAGAGGATAAGGATTGCTGCTTATGGGATGGTGTCACATGTGATTCTTTAACAGGTCATGTGATTGATCTCGACCTTAGTTGTGCTTGGCTTCATGGAAGTTTTCCTTCAAACGGTAGTCTTTTCCTTCTTAATCATTTGCAAAGGCTAAACTTAGCTTTTAATGATTTCAATCTTTCCcatatttcttttgattttaatcGTTTGTCTAGTTTGACGTATCTTAATCTCTCGTACTCAAACTTTTCTGGTCAAATTCCTTCTCAAATCGCCCACTTGTCTAAATTGACTGTGCTTGATGTTTCTCAAAATCACTTTGATAAACCTTCAATTGAAACAAATACATTAAAAGGGTTAGTTCAAAATTTGACCGAATTAGCAGAACTTCATCTTGATGGTGTCAACATGTCTACCGTAGTACCAAGTTCCTTCATgaatttatcttcttctttatcttttttgagTCTCTTTTCTTGTGATTTGCAAGGAAACTTTCCAAATAGCATCTTCCACCTaccaagtttaaaaaccctcgatttatcatataatcatgATTTGATAGTTGTTTTCCCAAAGGTTAACTGGAGTAGCCCCCTTAAGGTGTTGGATGTGTCTTCCACAGCTTTTTCAGGAGAGTTTAATCCtcttgaaaatctcaaatacttgaCAAATTTTGGCGCCTCAAATTGCAGTCTTGATGGGTTAGTACCTATGTCACTTGGAAACCTtccaaatttagtttatatttatttacatcatAACTTTTTCAATGGGTCTCTGCCATCTTGGTTATTCACTCAAACTTCGTTACGACAAGTATACTTGTCTTTTAACCAATTAACAGGCACTATAAATGAATTTCACAGTAAATCATTGGAAAGTCTCTATTTACATAGTAATCGATTGCACGGATCAATTCCAAGTTCAATGTTTGAACTTGTTAATTTAACtggtctctctctttctttggaCAATTCTGGTGCCACTGATCTTCACTTGTTTTCAAAgcttaaaaaacttaaaaatcttGCCCTTTCTCATGTCAATCTATCTTCGAGCACCCCATTCAAAAGCAACTCTTCCTTTTCGCAACTCACCATGTTGAGATTATCTGCTTGTAACTTGAGTGAATTCCCCgatattttaagaaaatcagACCAATTGAGTCAGCTAGACCTTTCTAAAAATAGAATCCATGGCCGAATTCCTAAGTGGATGTGGAACATTGGAAAGGAAAGTTTGTACCACTTAAATCTTTCCTACAATTTTCTTACAACCATAGAACACCTTCCATGGAAAAAACTTCGATTTCTAGACCTTCATTCCAACTTCCTTCAAGCACCATTTCCAATTGCACTATCTGAGTTAATGATTCTTTCATTGTCAAACAACAATTTGACGGGAGAGATCCCTCACTTGTGCAATATGAGTAGATTACAAATTGTAGATCTTTCACATAATAACTTGAATGGTACAATTCCTGAATGCATGGTAAACTCCAGTAGTCTTCAAGTCTTGGATGTACGATACAATAAACTGCATGGCAACCTTCCTAAAGCATTTGCACCAGGCAGTTATTTGAGGACTCTTAACTTCGACGGTAATGGACTTGAAGGGCGAGTCCCTAGAAGTTTGGTCAATTGTGCAAGGCTTCAAGTTTTAAATCTTggaaaaaacaacataaaggATAGCTTcccctattggttaggagatcTTCCCGAGTTGCAGGTTTTTGTTCTTCGTTTCAACAACTTCTATGGTTCTTTTGAATTTAATGGTAGTCTCCCAATGCTGAGAATCTTAGATCTCTCACACAACAATTTTGATGGCTATTTGTCAGCAAGGTCTTTTGAGAATCTAAAATCTATGATGAAtcttgatgaagaaaaaaagaaattgaattatatgGGTGATTCATATTATCAAGATTGTGTGGCGATGGTAGTTAAAGGTTTTGAGATCCGACTAGAGAAAATTATTACTACTTTTACTaccattgatttttcaaacaatcACTTTCATGGAGAAATTCCAAGCTCAATTGGAAAACTTCATTCACTTCGACTCCTCAATCTTTCTCAAAATGGTCTAATTGGTCATATTCCTTCGTCATTGGGAAACTTGACTGCACTTGAAGCCTTAGATCTATCTTCAAACAAGCTTGTTGGAGAGATTCCACGACAATTGGTAAGTCTGACATTTCTTGCAAAGTTGAACTTATCAAAAAATCAACTTGTAGGACCTATCCCTCGAGGGAACCAATTCGACACCTTCCAAAATGACTCATACATTGGAAACCCAGGATTGTATGGATTTATGTTGTCCAACAAATGTAATGTTGATGAGGCAGCACAACCAAAATCATCAATATTCGATGGTGAAAAGCTCAATAATTCAAAATGGTGTGAATGGAAGGTTGTTATGATGGGATATGGATGCGGACTACCCCTCGGCTTATTTATAAGATATCAAGTGTTCTCAACAAGAAGACCGGAATGGCTTCTAAGGATTATTAATAGAGCTACTAAACGATTTGAGATGAGTAGAAGGCGTAATAAGAAGACTAAGCAAAAGTTGGTCTCTTCATAA